In Amblyomma americanum isolate KBUSLIRL-KWMA chromosome 8, ASM5285725v1, whole genome shotgun sequence, the DNA window attccttttctttatttgcaaacAATTTACTGAGCAGCAGTGTTGAACTGAATCAACTGAAAACCACAAGAAGTTCATTACACATCATAAACCATTAGTGCAGAGTGCGTGGCGTGGCGTCAAACATTTTAAAAGATGGCTTGGAATAAAGAAAACAATTTGGGTTTAAATTATGGAACATCCACTTTTGAAACGTCGAGCAGATATATAGGCAAGGTCTTGCCAGCAGCACTAGTATTTGACTTTGGAGTATCAGGTGCATTGCCATTTTTATCGTAGAAAAGTTTGGCAGTACTACAGAAATTGTGCATTTTGTAGTAGAATCTCTTTGGGAACCTTACTGGACAGTAAACATGTTATGCTTTGTTGTAGCCTTTTGGTGGATTTCgttttttcaatgttttctttgtaCGATTTTGGCCTTAATCTCAGGTGATCATTATGATAGTTTAGgaagggcactcgactactgagtcggagttcccaggttcgaacccggctgccgtggccacgtttcaatggaggcgaaatgaaaaaaggcgtctatgttgtgcgatgtcagtgcatgtgaagatccccaggtggttgaaataattctggagacctccactacgacacctctttttctccttctttcgctcccaccttccttccttctcttaagCAGTGGATTCGGTGTTGGCCTAggtgtgagacaattactacaCCATTTCCCTTccttgaaaaccaattttccatttttttttcaggacggcGCCTTTATACCAGCACTGAGCCACCAGCAGAGGAGAGGACATCAAAGGGTGTCCGAAAGAATATGAAGCTTGCCATGCTGCAGAAGACATCGGTCAATGGCCTAAAAGGACCATCACCTTTGTGGTCCTTGAAGTACCTTGACCTTGTGTCGTGCTATACGGTTGAATATATGCACTGTGTGCTGCTTGGTGTGACAAGGCAGTTCACAGAGTACTGGTTTGATTCATCCAGCTGCCGTGAGAAGTACTACATAGGTGAGTATTTGTTCATGACCTGGGTTTTTGTGTTTTCTAGCTGACATAAGGCTGTGTGGGGAACTATGCTTTGTTGCTCTTTCAAAAATTGCACCTAACATAACATGCATACTAAGCAGTTCTTGTAGCTAGGCTTATTGGTACATATTCAGAAAAGGTACAGGAGCGCAAAGTATGGACACTGATGAAGTGACAGTACAAAACGAGCATAGTACTGTAACAAGGTTTAGTTGACATGCATGCATATTTACCCATGTGCCGAGAAACAGACTGCATACATTCACGCATTTATGGACAGCACTTATagacggatacaacttaagaatgcagCGGCTTTTCTCTGTCAAAGGGGCCCTTCCAGCCAGTGGagtcggccaattctcatgaccctgctgatgtgaccaagcagggagtggcagacgaAAGGGGGTAATCCCTTCCCACTGTGTCCAGGGATAGACTCCTCTTTTCATTGTGGCGCTGCTCCCTGCATTGCCGCGCTAGCAAGGTTATGAGAATCAGgtgacgccgttggctggaaggtgGTCCTTTGATGGGTAAAAGCCGCTGTCTTCTTGAATTGTGTCCGACTATAGAAAAAAACTGTGCACTCTCGCATAGCACTACTGATGGGTCACTTATAATGATTACATTTGGAGGACGGCCAAGTACAGTGAATGCCCTCAACAAACGTCTCACCAGCATTCGACCACCACATCACGTCACCCGTCTGCCTCGCACAATCCAGGAGAGGCACTTCTGGAAAGCACACGAGTGGCGAAACTGGCTGCTTTTTTACTGTGTGCCGTGTTGCCTGAACACCCTCCCTGCTCAATTTTTGAGGCACTTTGCTCTTCTCTTCGAGGCAATTTTTATACTTCTACAAGAGCAACTTTCATCTGCTGCCATCAGTTATGCAGGTGAGGCCAAATATTCTGTCTGGAGCATAGTTATTTCATTCTGCATTCCAACCTTAAGATTTTATATGCACTCTGGATTAATCCTCTAATAGATATTTATTCTACAGTGGTACCGGAATGGTGCTTTGGTACCTTTGCTTCCATCTTGTGGCAACCAAAAAGATATTTTGGACGAGCCCTACTTTCCATAAACCAGACACAGATTGCCAGAAAATGCAGAAGCTGGACTCTTAATACCCAGAAATGACAGTCTGCTTATGACAAGCCTGGCTCGTCCCAAGTCTGCTAGCGGGTTAAAGCAGCATATACACCAAGTtctgatggcatgatttttctttttaattatgtGTAAGGCATTACATAGATCAGCACGTGACATCTGCCAACTATGACTGATGAATAGTTCATGATTGCATTTCTTGTGTCATGCTGTTACTGTTTCAACACCAGAACGATGGCTGTCACCTAAAAAGTTAGTATAGGCTACATGAGGCTTGAAAACTGCAGTATTATCTCTGCTGCTTCATTCATTGTCATTCCGGTTCTTGAAACAGGCTTGCTTTGGTGTTGTACTGAAATCAAATGATGAAGTAgtcattatattgcagttttttcatgcctcatgtgacatatactgacctttgacattgcagcattgttgttaaaacaaaaacagcatgagAGGAAATTTAGTTGTAAAGTACTGAGGAATTGTTTGTGAGTACCAAAAGGTGAttcatgtatactaatgtctcatgcatcattacaaagaaacatgcaacaaaaaaaaattgttacccATATTTATTAAAGTGCCTGGCTTTTACTTTTCATTCTCCAAAAATTATTCTAACAATGAAAGGTACAGGGTGTTAACTGTGTTCTTAGCAAAAATATAATCTTTCCTAGGCCTGCGGTTTCTCAGTTCACACAATCCAGAGTGTAGTGTTGCTACAGCATAAAAAAGCATGCAATGCTACTAACAGGCTAGATGGCACTGAACATAATGTCTCAAAGTGACgtacgggccgccgcggtggctgagttgttatggcgctcggctgccggcccgaaagacggttcgatcccggccatggcggtcgaatttcgatggaggtgaaattctagaggcccgtgtactgtgcgatgtcagtgcacgttaaagaaccccaggtggtcgaaatttccggagcccttcactacggcgtctctcatagcctgagttgctttgggacgttaaacccctacaaaccaaaccaaagtgaCCGTACCTTgtagtagtgtgtgtgtgtgtgtgtttgtgtgcatgCGCACTGTCTACAAAATCGCAAGAAAAATGAATCATTTaggaaacaaaaatgaagcaGTAGGATGCATTTATGATAAGGCCTCCGCTGTAATTTACTGCATGAGCAGTGCCCAGTTGTAAGTACAAAATATGGCACCAAAACAGCAGCATTtcgttcattttcatttcttacaTTAGTAATACTAATAATGTTTTTCTTACAGGAGCACATGCTAACTGTATGCAACGGTGTTCTGCATGCCAATGAAACATTAATGGTCATTTTGGGCAAAGCTAGCCAGCGAATGAAAAGGACCTGCCAGTGACCTCTATTTGACACAGCAAGCATCTCACTTGTAGGATGCCACTACGCCCACTTGTAGCAAACTTCAAACCAGAATTAATTTGGGAGCCTGTTTGCATGTAGAACACAGAGGGGTTTATGAAAAAGGCAGATATCACAAACTTGCTGTCTTCATCATCCTCTTTGTTTAAACAAGAGTCAAGTGCTTGTTTTTCTGTTTCTTATTCTTACAGCAATAAACTCATAAATATATCCACTTAGTGAATCGTGGCTTACCAGCAAGAAAGCCGAGCAGTACAAAAGGGCTATGATGTTTTCAGCTGTGACAAACCTTTTTTCAGTGTGAAATGAAAAATGGCTGAATCGGGAAGATTTTGAGTGTTTAATATGAAGTGAATTTTTGAGAGGATtgcttctgcattttttttttgttacagcaTATGATTTTAACAGCCAGAGCACTTACCATGCGACTCACTGCTTTCTCTGTACTGGCCTGAACATTTGTTCGATGACTGAACATGCCAGCTtgcttgccacatagcgctaaacagacacggatgcagggagacaaacaggacgggcgcttgttggctctgtttcttttctttatcaCGGAAAACATTAAATGAGGCATAGGCAATATTCCGCCGTAAATGGCACATTATTACAAGACCACTCTTATGTATTGTCAAAGGTTGATGTTTGACAAATTATCTGGAATTATTCCCCGTTTCTACACCTTTGTTGCTGCACACTTTCTTGTTGCATCATGTAGTAACAACTGCTCTGTGCTAGCTGTTGTGAGGAATTGTCGTTTTTCAAGAAAACAAGGAATCCAGGATACTCTGTCAGGTGCAGCAGTCACAGCCCATAGTGCTGATCTGATGGAAGCCATCTGCCCTACGAAGCCGGCATATATGTGGGCTTCTTGGGTGTACACAATGCCAACATGGTCACCACCTGGGGTACCACAACTCCCAAAGCTCATTGCCTCAGTGGTGGTGTAGCGCAACTTCTTGTCAAATTGGTTTGTTAACAGTACTGAATTATCTTAGTTTTAGAGTAGTGGGCTAATGTTCACATAGCTGCATAATTAAATATATTGAAAGACTATGCCACAAGTAaaatagctttctttttttttcagatcgccTCCTGCAACGCTTCGTGCGCCGAGCTGCAGCACTATACGGGGAGCGGTGCATGAGCTTCAATGTGCACCAGCTGACGCATCTAACCCAAGCCGCCCGTAACTTCGGACCCTTGTGGGCCCATTCTGCCTTTGGATTCGAGAGTGGGAACGGCCACATCGTTAAACTGGTGACGGCAGCAAATGGAGTGCCTGATCAAATCTTGAAGCGGGCAATCATGAGTCAGGAACTGCACCTTGTTCTTTCTTTGAACGCAATTCCACTGAGGAGCCAGCAGTTGTGCAGTGAATTTCTTCATTACCCTAACGTGAGCAAGGCTCACTATGTGCAGGGTGCCTGCATGTTTGGAGTGCCGAAGGAAGTGCCTCTGCTTCTGCCAGCAGAAAGGGCTGCTCTGGAGTTAATGCTCAACAACATTCCTAGAGTGCAAGAATATTTCAGATTTTTTTATAGAGGAACTGTGATGCATAGCCAGCAGTACCAAAGGGGCACCAAAAGTGACAGTAGTGTCATTGAGTCTCAAGATGGCGAATTTTTCGTTATTAAGAGAATTTTCGAGGTAGTTGATGGGGGGTCCCCAAGCAATGGTGAAGTTGTTTTGCTCTGCAGGAAAATTGTTTGTGAAGACTGCGATTTGTACTTGCCAGGTCACATAATGCAGTGTTTGTTTTCTCTAGAATGCCCACTGGTTGCGCTGAATCTCAGTGGAGTAGCCAAGCCTTGCATTTTTGTCACATTCAGCAATGAAGAAAATTATGTTTGCAAAATTCCAAACCTCATTGAACGAGACTAGGAGGCagtgttaaaggtgcactaaagagatattttgaactcgtctttttaccgcgagaACTCTTTCTACAcactccgggcattcttagaaacttcgaattattgtcctgtgcaccCATTTTCCGTAATTTAAATCAAATGTcttggctcccgcctttttttcaaCTCATTgctgtaggtaggaggagtcaaccaacgcgtggagccagccccgtggcggcttgccgctctgtcattggcggagtgatacgtaaatcaaaagAGTCCacacgtatttttatttccatgggcctaatttatggctatgttgtctgcgactgaaaatatttattcacagaaatttCCTAAAAACTCAATAAAAGCGAATGCAAAGCCGccactatagactgtctaaaaggcactccacgcgttggttgactcctcctacctacagcgttgagttcaaaaaagggcGGGAGCTGGGaggtttaatccgatttaaattagggaaatggcccgcacaggacaataattcgaagtttctaatagtgcccggaacgtgtagatagagtcgccgcggtaaaaagaccagttgagattcctctttagtgcacctttaagccttTGTGATTTCACTAGCGCTTGTTTACCCATCAAATTGTTAATAAAATATTAATTTGAAAAATACTGTATAGTAgggccataatcatcatcatcagcttaactacactcactgcagggcaaaggtctctcccatatctctgcaattaaccatgtcctgtgcaagctatggccaccttatccccacagaCTTCCAAACCTCATCCGCTCACCTGACTCTTGCAATCCCCGCTacacttgcctcctcttggaattcactccgttaccttaaagcgtccctgaaaagggtgtttgaggttgtctataaaatgcccgcattatgtagagtacaggccaacgagcgttcatgccgcatacaagacctcagaagcgagccgataatttacaacacAATATTTAAAACTCCAGCTTCTGTGCCTAGCGGTGACCTGCGGTGCTGTGCTTTTGCCCGAATCCGTGCTTGTTGCGTCATGTAGTGCTCATTACATCAGCAGCAGACTGCTagcgttggttcgtgtgcgtcaGCAGGCGGCAGAGGGGGCGAGTCCGAagggccggcagaggagcaccaACATTTCAGCGTTTAAAAAGTGACgacaggagagggaaaggtgcaaaGACGTGGAAATTCAAATGTTGACTACAGATAAGTCAGCTTCCACAAAAAGCATATAAAAAATTCTTACTGGAGGTTATTTGGGAAGCAGCATCCTTTAGCATCCTGGGCACATCGGATGTTTGccgagaccccctttcacagccccttaaAGGGGCCATAAGTCATCTTGCCTTTGCATACATGCCCTGCTCTTGCGCATTTCTACTTAATGGCAGCAATGGTGGAGAGAAGGCAGGCAGATGGTGTCTTGAGGGGCACAAAGTGAAAAGAGAGGGGAAAGCCTCaaggtgcttgccaatgtttcaacTAGAGGTTAGGACAAAtcctcttgttgaaacattgGCACGCACCCTGCCACTCTCCCCTTCCTCGTTCACTTTATCAATGgcagctaggatatcattaactggtGTTCATTCTATGATCTGGCCACTCTGCTCCTTTCCTGGCTCATAATGTTGCAGTTACCATTTTCCAAATCTTGCTGTGCTGTCTGCAGTTTAAGTTGAGCAGTTTTTGTTAGCTTTCACATTTTTGCTCCATAGGTAAGGGTAAGATACAACCGTTATAAttcttctcttgagggatattggcaatcTGCTATTCACGACGTAAGTGTGCCTGTCCAATGCACTGTGCCCCATTCTGACTGCTATCATTGTTCCACACTCATGGACTGGATCTGTGGTCACTGCCTGCACTAAGCAGCTGTGTTTAACCTATGAGGCCCTCGGGCCAGTAGCTTTGTATATATGTGACTAGTTCTTAGCGTGGTGTATTTTAACATGTTAATTCATAAGTTTACCACATACAATAGTTTGCTGCCTATCACGAACTGTTTTGGCTTTCACGACGGTTTTGAACATTATCATAGATTTCTggataatttttagacccaccattgtgCTTTGCTTGTCTTGGTCCTCGATCATGGCATGTGGGGATTAATGTTCCGAAGCTGCACATGggttatgagagatgctgtaatCGGGAGCTCCGGatgaaatttgaccacctggagttctttaatgtgcgctgatatCGTACAGGACGcgttttttttcctgaactacaGTGCAGTTGCACTGGAAGAAGTTGAATCCTGTGACCTTGTGCCATACAGCCAAATGCCATAGCCACAAAACCATGACTTTGGGGGCACCTTCTGTACTGTGTGAAGTCAAAATTGGAGATTCCTCGTGTTATTAAGGTGCGCAGTAATCGCTGGTCAGTCTGGCGATACTGAAGTGTTAAGCTCCTTGGAAGATGCTACAGCTTGCTACAGTGTGCCACAGGTGTGTAACACATTCATTAACtaataaaaaggaaagatgttacaatgaaaagaaagtttgatgttttcattttgcacatggcaccactgatgtTGCAGTAGTCACAAGGAAACTGTTGGTCTGCATCAGTGCACGGTTAGAAAAGTGTGCTGAAACCATATTTTGGATGGTAGAAGGTGTTCCTGTTATCAATATCCATTGTCGAATGAGTCCTCTTTATGGCAGGGTGTGATGTTTCCAGTTAGAAGGTGGGTAGGGACTGTacacatgcaagatccagctttGTCAAGTATAGAACAAGAATCGCAGTGGAAGTGTGGTGCTTGCATTTCACACATGAGCTCATGGCACTTGCGGATGATTTTATTTGTGATGGTTGTCACATTAAGGAGATGGCTACTGCGGGCATTCTTGAATTTGAGTATGCTGAAGGAATTGCGTGCACTTTTGCTTAAATttaagtttgtcctaaaaaaatacGATTTCACATGACAACGCTTGGAATGACAAATCGG includes these proteins:
- the LOC144102544 gene encoding uncharacterized protein LOC144102544 — protein: MKLAMLQKTSVNGLKGPSPLWSLKYLDLVSCYTVEYMHCVLLGVTRQFTEYWFDSSSCREKYYIGRPSTVNALNKRLTSIRPPHHVTRLPRTIQERHFWKAHEWRNWLLFYCVPCCLNTLPAQFLRHFALLFEAIFILLQEQLSSAAISYADRLLQRFVRRAAALYGERCMSFNVHQLTHLTQAARNFGPLWAHSAFGFESGNGHIVKLVTAANGVPDQILKRAIMSQELHLVLSLNAIPLRSQQLCSEFLHYPNVSKAHYVQGACMFGVPKEVPLLLPAERAALELMLNNIPRVQEYFRFFYRGTVMHSQQYQRGTKSDSSVIESQDGEFFVIKRIFEVVDGGSPSNECPLVALNLSGVAKPCIFVTFSNEENYVCKIPNLIERD